Proteins encoded together in one Pseudomonas sp. TCU-HL1 window:
- a CDS encoding Na/Pi cotransporter family protein, giving the protein MLTLLNLLSAVALLIWGTHIVRTGILRVYGANLRRLLSRSVRRPPLAFAAGIGVTALVQSSNATALLVSSFVAQGLMLLAPALAIMLGADVGTALMARVLTLDLSWLSPLLIFFGVIFFLSRKQTRLGQLGRVGIGLGLIILALQLIIAAAEPITTAKGVKVLFSSLTGDVLLDALTGALFAMISYSSLAAVLLTATLAASKVISLKVALCLVIGANLGSGILALLSSSLQSAAGRRVALGSLLFKLAGCILVLPLVGPLANWIDGWPISNAELVIAFHLLYNSVRCTLCLPLTVPMARFCDWLLPDRPQPDDVAKPRHLDPAALDTPSLALANAVRETLRMGDIVEQMLNNLLHLLRGGDPLLGKDIHRLDDDIDALYTAIKLYLARMPREDLGERDSRRWAEIIELTINLEQAGDIIERMLDDVQSKNKAQGRAFSEEGLAEIVSLYDQLVENLRLSLSVFLNGDQENAKRLRRAKQRFRILERRYAHTHVSRLHQQVVQSIETSALHLGLISDMKRLNSLFCAIAYAILDNPDAPEAVEDDRAPQEPQRYFEPEIGSHR; this is encoded by the coding sequence ATGCTGACGCTGCTCAATCTCCTCTCGGCCGTCGCGTTGCTCATCTGGGGCACGCACATCGTGCGAACGGGCATTCTCCGCGTGTACGGCGCCAACCTGCGCCGCCTGCTCAGTCGCAGCGTACGCCGTCCGCCCCTGGCGTTCGCCGCCGGCATCGGCGTCACCGCGCTGGTGCAGAGCAGCAACGCCACCGCCTTGCTGGTCAGTTCGTTCGTCGCCCAGGGTCTCATGCTCCTGGCCCCGGCGCTGGCCATCATGCTCGGCGCGGATGTCGGCACGGCGCTGATGGCGCGGGTGCTGACCCTGGACCTGTCGTGGCTGTCGCCGCTGCTGATCTTTTTCGGGGTGATCTTCTTCCTCTCCCGCAAACAGACGCGCCTGGGCCAGCTCGGGCGCGTCGGCATCGGTCTCGGGCTGATCATCCTCGCCCTGCAACTGATCATCGCCGCCGCCGAACCCATCACCACCGCCAAGGGGGTGAAGGTGCTGTTCTCGTCGTTGACTGGCGACGTGCTGCTGGACGCCCTGACCGGTGCCCTGTTCGCGATGATTTCCTACTCCAGCCTGGCGGCGGTGCTGCTCACCGCAACGCTGGCCGCATCCAAGGTGATTTCTCTCAAGGTAGCGCTCTGCCTGGTGATCGGCGCCAACCTCGGCAGCGGTATCCTCGCCCTGCTTAGCAGTAGCCTGCAGAGTGCCGCCGGGCGTCGGGTGGCCTTGGGCAGTCTGTTGTTCAAGCTGGCCGGCTGCATCCTTGTCCTGCCGCTGGTAGGCCCGCTGGCGAACTGGATCGACGGCTGGCCGATCTCCAACGCCGAACTGGTGATTGCCTTTCACCTGCTCTACAACAGCGTGCGCTGCACCCTCTGCCTGCCGCTGACGGTGCCCATGGCGCGATTCTGCGACTGGCTGCTGCCGGACCGCCCGCAACCGGACGACGTGGCCAAGCCGCGCCACCTCGACCCCGCTGCCCTGGATACCCCTAGCCTGGCCCTGGCCAACGCCGTGCGTGAAACCCTGCGCATGGGTGACATCGTCGAGCAGATGCTGAACAACCTGCTGCATCTGCTACGTGGCGGCGACCCGCTGCTGGGCAAGGATATCCATCGCCTGGACGACGACATCGACGCCCTCTACACCGCCATCAAGCTCTACCTGGCGCGCATGCCCCGCGAAGACCTGGGTGAACGTGACAGTCGGCGCTGGGCCGAAATCATCGAGCTGACCATCAACCTGGAGCAGGCCGGCGACATCATCGAGCGCATGCTCGACGACGTGCAGAGCAAGAACAAAGCCCAGGGTCGTGCCTTCTCCGAGGAAGGGCTGGCGGAAATCGTCAGCCTCTACGACCAACTGGTGGAAAACCTGCGCCTGTCACTCTCGGTATTCCTCAATGGCGACCAGGAGAACGCCAAGCGCCTGCGTCGGGCCAAGCAGCGCTTCCGCATCCTCGAACGGCGCTACGCGCATACGCACGTCTCCCGGCTGCACCAGCAGGTGGTGCAGAGCATCGAGACCAGCGCCCTGCACCTGGGCCTGATCAGCGACATGAAGCGCCTCAACTCGCTGTTCTGCGCCATCGCCTACGCCATCCTCGACAACCCGGATGCGCCCGAGGCCGTGGAGGATGACCGCGCGCCGCAAGAGCCGCAGCGCTATTTCGAGCCGGAGATCGGCTCACACCGCTGA
- a CDS encoding nucleoside recognition domain-containing protein, whose translation MLNGLWLSFFLVAAVAALGRWIGGDPGVWAAMVESLFAMAKLSVDVMVLLFGTLTLWLGFLRIAEKAGLVDILARLLGPLFARLMPEVPRGHPALGLVTLSFTANGLGLDNAATPIGLKAMKALQELNPSNTSASNAQVLFMVMNASSFVLLPVTIFMYRAQAGASDPALVFLPILLANAISTMTALLSVAFMQRIRLTDPVLLAWFGGAALLLGGFMAVLAGLSATALTALSSLLGNLTLFALILCFLVMGALKKVPIYEAFVEGAKEGFEVAKNLLPYLVAMLCAVGVLRASGALDQLLDVIRWVVEGLGLDSRFVEALPTGLVKPFSGSAARAMLLETIQSQGVDSFPALVAATMQGSTETTFYVLAVYFGSVGIQRARHAVGCALLADLAGVFASIGVCYWFFG comes from the coding sequence ATGCTCAACGGCCTGTGGCTGAGCTTCTTCCTGGTGGCGGCGGTGGCCGCGCTTGGGCGCTGGATCGGGGGGGACCCGGGGGTCTGGGCGGCGATGGTGGAAAGCCTGTTCGCCATGGCCAAGCTCTCGGTGGATGTGATGGTCCTGCTGTTCGGGACCCTGACCTTGTGGCTGGGTTTCCTGCGCATCGCCGAGAAGGCCGGCCTGGTGGATATCCTCGCGCGCCTGCTCGGCCCGCTGTTTGCCCGTTTGATGCCGGAGGTTCCGCGTGGTCATCCGGCGCTCGGCCTGGTTACCCTGAGCTTCACCGCCAACGGTCTGGGCCTGGACAACGCCGCCACGCCCATCGGACTCAAGGCGATGAAGGCGCTGCAGGAGCTGAATCCCAGCAATACCTCGGCGAGCAACGCCCAGGTGCTGTTCATGGTCATGAACGCGTCTTCCTTCGTGCTGCTGCCGGTGACCATTTTCATGTACCGCGCCCAGGCGGGGGCCAGCGATCCGGCTCTGGTGTTCCTGCCGATCCTCCTGGCCAATGCGATCTCCACCATGACGGCGCTGCTGTCGGTGGCCTTCATGCAGCGCATCAGGCTGACGGACCCGGTGCTGCTCGCCTGGTTCGGCGGCGCCGCGCTGCTGCTCGGCGGCTTCATGGCAGTGCTGGCCGGTCTTTCGGCGACCGCGCTGACGGCGCTGTCCTCCCTGCTCGGCAACCTCACCCTGTTCGCGCTGATCCTCTGCTTCCTGGTGATGGGGGCGCTGAAGAAGGTGCCGATCTACGAGGCCTTCGTGGAAGGCGCCAAGGAAGGCTTCGAGGTGGCGAAGAACCTCCTGCCCTATCTGGTCGCCATGCTTTGCGCCGTGGGCGTACTGCGGGCCTCAGGCGCGCTGGATCAGCTGCTCGACGTCATCCGCTGGGTGGTCGAAGGCCTGGGGCTGGACAGCCGCTTCGTCGAAGCACTGCCCACCGGCCTGGTGAAACCTTTCTCCGGCAGTGCCGCACGCGCCATGTTGCTCGAGACGATCCAGAGCCAGGGCGTCGACAGCTTCCCCGCGCTAGTGGCCGCCACCATGCAGGGCAGCACCGAAACCACCTTCTACGTGCTGGCCGTGTACTTCGGCTCGGTGGGTATCCAGCGCGCGCGCCATGCCGTGGGCTGCGCCCTGCTGGCGGACCTGGCCGGCGTGTTCGCGTCCATCGGCGTCTGCTACTGGTTCTTCGGCTGA
- a CDS encoding DUF5924 family protein codes for MPLSFFKPWILKLIELLRRHPRLIALYGFCSGMASFFLVERGARVAKVIAILLLVSWLWLMLENLFRRSAERLFGIELPPPLMRFLTQLIHQESLFFVLPFFAITTSWNSGQALFTGLLGVAALCSITDPVYNRHLAPRRWLFLAYHTLTLFAVLLASLPLILQQTTAQSYRWALGIAVALSFVSLLGVFRGQRWWRVLGLGVLTLALGGLGWVTRVWVPPATLWLTEVAVTPDFDNHQRTPGNGVEEVSAAELRSKGLYAFTAINAPRGLNERIYHVWRFNGREVDRIALDIHGGREAGYRAWTHKQNFPGNPAGRWQVQVLTEAGQMIGTLRFRVTPSELPPKPH; via the coding sequence ATGCCGCTGTCCTTTTTCAAACCCTGGATCCTCAAGCTGATCGAGCTGCTACGGCGCCATCCACGGCTGATCGCGCTTTACGGCTTCTGCTCGGGTATGGCCAGCTTCTTCCTGGTGGAGCGGGGCGCGCGGGTGGCCAAGGTGATCGCCATCCTGCTGCTGGTGAGCTGGCTCTGGCTCATGCTGGAAAACCTCTTCCGGCGCAGCGCAGAGCGACTCTTCGGTATCGAACTGCCGCCGCCCTTGATGCGTTTCCTGACCCAGTTGATCCACCAGGAAAGCCTGTTCTTCGTGCTGCCGTTCTTCGCCATCACCACCAGCTGGAACAGCGGCCAGGCCTTGTTCACCGGGCTGCTGGGGGTGGCGGCGCTCTGCTCGATCACCGACCCGGTTTACAACCGTCACCTGGCGCCACGCCGCTGGCTGTTCCTCGCCTATCACACGCTGACGCTGTTCGCTGTGCTGCTGGCGTCGCTGCCACTGATCCTCCAGCAAACCACCGCGCAGAGCTACCGCTGGGCGCTGGGCATCGCCGTGGCGCTGTCCTTCGTCAGCCTGCTCGGAGTCTTCCGTGGACAGCGCTGGTGGCGCGTCCTGGGTTTGGGGGTACTGACCCTGGCCCTCGGCGGGCTGGGCTGGGTCACGCGGGTCTGGGTGCCGCCAGCGACGCTCTGGCTCACCGAAGTGGCGGTAACACCCGACTTCGACAACCACCAGCGCACGCCGGGCAATGGCGTGGAAGAAGTCAGTGCCGCCGAGCTGCGCAGCAAGGGGCTCTATGCCTTTACCGCGATCAACGCCCCGCGCGGACTGAACGAACGCATCTACCACGTGTGGCGCTTCAACGGCCGCGAAGTGGACCGCATTGCCCTGGATATCCACGGCGGCCGCGAAGCCGGCTACCGCGCCTGGACCCACAAGCAGAACTTCCCCGGCAACCCGGCCGGACGCTGGCAGGTGCAGGTACTGACCGAGGCCGGGCAGATGATCGGCACCCTGCGCTTCCGCGTCACCCCGTCCGAGCTGCCACCCAAGCCCCATTGA
- the recC gene encoding exodeoxyribonuclease V subunit gamma has protein sequence MLNLYHANDLESLGELACMLLAQPQQDPLAPARVVVPSQGMGRWLTLQLARKQGIAMQLDIQLPARFVWDITRLVLGELPPQSAFNPVTLGWRLYDWLCEPDNLVRAPRLAQYMAGGDERRRLTLATRIADVFDQYLLYRDDWLAAWERGELLDLGTDEEWQALLWRELTADGHPHRARLLDDLLTGLHGAAPIGGLPERLVVFGVSSLPPHHMRVLEGLARHCEVILFALNPCRDAWGDIRDIRELARLPEPAIDDWYLDVGHPLLASLGKQGRDFFDALFTLGGQEIGVYAEDEDLHDSSLLRAVQNDILRLRTRRPEERMALRDEDRSLEVHLCHSPLREVEVLHDQLLARFKADPGLTPDQVVVLTPDIERYAPYIEAVFAPREGVPRIPFSLADRSLRAELPLVEAFLALLELPQSRFAAEELLAWLEQPALAARAGIENDDLPLLRDWLRNAGVRWGRDGAHRARLGLPEEGAFSWRQGLDRLLLGFAAPPQLAGDAPPLLGDSWPLDALEGARAQLLGRLAGFVQRLGALADDMARPRPLAEWAETLQGLIDQLFDEREAGDTLLLLSQVCGALREQAEAAGITRPLELALVRQHLVAALDQGSGASGFLTGAVTFCTMVPMRSLPFRQVCLLGLDDGAFPRRTPAAGFDLIARKPRRGDRARRLDDRYLLLETLQSARDGLYLSFVGRDPRDNAHLPPSVLVSELLETIDLTATAGEHKASERVLVAHPLQPFASTNFSGGQLAGFAAPWFRAARRLAETPQAAAAPFALPLPEPDADWLTLEPSQLIQCFRHPARFLLEQRLGLRLAKAEEALASDEPFSLEGPALRGLRQLALDAVERGWSEEDERRIARAAGWLPVGEVGHALWGQLRGPVHAFAPRLLEARPEAVPQPLLVDIELAGVRIHGWLDGVTPEGLFGWRLYRLGEWELAPFWLRHLLLNLSATPGIARDSRLLSPDGDWQAGPLANARELLEPWLQAYRKALLSPLPLLTKASYGFAQAFRKPGRKEPIDAARSKARVAWEGIDFGPVGESQDPWYALAFRDREPLDERFEQLAETLLGPALDALAGDDDEE, from the coding sequence ATGCTCAACCTCTACCACGCCAATGACCTGGAAAGCCTCGGCGAGCTGGCCTGCATGCTGCTCGCGCAACCCCAACAGGACCCGCTGGCGCCCGCCCGGGTCGTGGTGCCGAGCCAGGGCATGGGGCGTTGGCTGACCCTGCAGCTGGCGCGCAAGCAAGGAATCGCCATGCAACTGGATATCCAACTGCCGGCGCGCTTCGTCTGGGACATTACCCGCCTCGTGCTCGGCGAGCTGCCGCCGCAGTCCGCGTTCAATCCGGTCACCCTCGGCTGGCGTCTCTACGACTGGCTCTGCGAGCCCGACAACCTCGTTCGCGCGCCGCGCCTGGCGCAGTACATGGCGGGTGGCGACGAGCGTCGCCGGCTGACCCTGGCCACGCGCATCGCCGACGTCTTCGACCAATACCTGCTTTACCGTGATGACTGGCTGGCTGCCTGGGAGCGTGGCGAGCTGCTCGATCTCGGCACTGACGAGGAATGGCAGGCGCTGCTCTGGCGCGAACTGACTGCCGATGGCCACCCGCACCGCGCCCGCTTGCTGGACGACCTGCTGACCGGGCTGCACGGCGCAGCCCCCATCGGCGGATTGCCCGAGCGCCTGGTGGTGTTCGGCGTCAGCAGCCTGCCGCCACACCACATGCGCGTGCTGGAAGGCCTGGCGCGCCATTGCGAGGTGATTCTCTTCGCCCTCAACCCGTGCCGCGATGCCTGGGGCGATATCCGTGATATCCGCGAGCTGGCCAGGTTGCCGGAGCCCGCTATCGATGACTGGTATCTCGACGTCGGTCATCCGCTGCTGGCCAGCCTCGGCAAGCAGGGGCGCGATTTCTTCGACGCCCTCTTCACCCTCGGCGGCCAGGAAATCGGCGTGTATGCCGAGGATGAGGACCTGCACGACAGCAGCCTGCTGCGTGCCGTGCAGAACGACATCCTGCGCCTGCGCACCCGCCGTCCCGAGGAGCGCATGGCCCTGCGTGACGAGGACCGCTCCCTGGAAGTGCACCTCTGCCACTCACCCCTGCGCGAAGTCGAGGTGCTGCACGACCAGTTGCTGGCGCGCTTCAAGGCCGACCCCGGCCTGACGCCTGACCAGGTGGTGGTGCTGACCCCCGACATCGAACGTTACGCGCCCTATATCGAAGCCGTGTTCGCCCCCCGCGAGGGCGTGCCGCGCATCCCCTTCAGCCTGGCCGACCGCAGCCTGCGCGCCGAACTGCCGCTGGTGGAAGCCTTCCTGGCGCTGCTGGAGTTGCCGCAGAGCCGCTTCGCCGCCGAGGAACTGCTGGCCTGGCTGGAACAACCAGCGCTGGCCGCCCGTGCCGGCATCGAGAACGACGACTTGCCCCTACTGCGCGACTGGCTGCGCAATGCCGGCGTGCGCTGGGGCCGCGATGGCGCCCATCGTGCACGCCTGGGCCTGCCGGAGGAAGGCGCCTTCAGTTGGCGCCAGGGGCTCGACCGCCTGTTGTTGGGCTTCGCCGCGCCGCCGCAACTGGCCGGCGACGCCCCGCCGCTGCTCGGCGACAGTTGGCCGCTGGACGCCCTGGAAGGCGCGCGCGCGCAACTGCTTGGCCGCCTCGCCGGGTTCGTCCAGCGCCTCGGTGCCCTGGCCGACGACATGGCGCGGCCACGCCCACTGGCCGAGTGGGCGGAAACCCTGCAAGGGCTCATCGACCAACTGTTCGACGAACGCGAGGCCGGCGACACCCTGCTGCTGCTGTCCCAGGTCTGTGGCGCCTTGCGTGAACAGGCCGAGGCTGCCGGCATCACGCGCCCGCTGGAACTGGCGCTGGTGCGTCAGCACCTGGTGGCGGCGCTTGACCAGGGCAGCGGCGCCTCGGGCTTCCTCACCGGTGCCGTGACCTTCTGCACCATGGTGCCCATGCGCAGCCTGCCATTCCGCCAGGTCTGCCTGCTCGGCCTGGACGATGGCGCCTTCCCGCGCCGCACGCCGGCTGCCGGCTTCGACCTGATCGCGCGCAAACCCCGACGCGGTGACCGCGCGCGCCGCCTGGACGACCGCTACCTGCTGCTCGAAACGCTGCAATCGGCGCGCGATGGCCTTTACCTCAGCTTCGTCGGCCGCGACCCACGGGATAACGCCCACCTGCCGCCCTCCGTGCTGGTCAGCGAACTGCTGGAAACCATCGACCTCACCGCTACCGCTGGCGAGCACAAGGCCAGCGAGCGGGTCCTGGTGGCCCATCCGCTGCAGCCCTTCGCGTCGACCAACTTCTCCGGCGGCCAACTGGCCGGCTTCGCTGCGCCCTGGTTCCGCGCGGCCCGGCGTTTGGCGGAAACACCGCAAGCGGCCGCCGCGCCGTTTGCGTTGCCGCTGCCTGAACCCGATGCCGACTGGCTGACCCTGGAACCGTCCCAGTTGATCCAGTGCTTCCGCCATCCGGCGCGCTTCCTCCTCGAACAGCGCCTGGGCCTGCGCCTGGCGAAAGCCGAGGAAGCCCTGGCCAGCGATGAGCCTTTCAGCCTCGAAGGCCCTGCCTTGCGCGGCTTGCGCCAGTTGGCGCTGGATGCCGTGGAACGTGGCTGGTCCGAGGAGGACGAACGGCGTATCGCCCGTGCCGCCGGCTGGCTGCCGGTCGGTGAGGTAGGTCACGCGCTCTGGGGCCAGTTGCGCGGCCCGGTGCACGCCTTCGCCCCGCGCCTGCTCGAAGCCCGGCCCGAGGCGGTGCCGCAGCCGCTGCTGGTGGATATCGAACTGGCCGGTGTACGCATCCACGGCTGGCTGGATGGCGTCACCCCGGAAGGCCTGTTCGGCTGGCGTCTTTACCGCCTCGGCGAATGGGAGCTGGCGCCCTTCTGGCTGCGGCATCTGCTGCTCAATCTGTCCGCCACGCCCGGCATCGCCCGCGACAGCCGCCTGCTCTCCCCGGACGGCGACTGGCAGGCCGGCCCCCTGGCCAACGCCCGCGAACTGCTGGAGCCCTGGCTGCAGGCCTATCGCAAAGCCCTGCTCAGCCCCCTGCCCCTGCTGACCAAGGCCAGCTACGGCTTCGCCCAGGCCTTTCGCAAACCCGGCCGCAAGGAACCGATCGACGCGGCCCGTTCCAAGGCCCGGGTGGCCTGGGAAGGCATCGACTTCGGCCCGGTCGGCGAATCCCAGGACCCCTGGTACGCCCTTGCCTTCCGCGACCGCGAGCCCCTGGACGAGCGCTTCGAGCAACTGGCCGAAACCCTGCTGGGCCCGGCGCTGGATGCGCTGGCGGGAGATGATGATGAGGAGTGA